From Methanosarcina lacustris Z-7289, one genomic window encodes:
- a CDS encoding homocitrate synthase family protein produces the protein MSESEQYSRNTLMDFIEYRPLDIEICDVTLRDGEQTPGVVFTKEQKLAVASELDSMGIEVIEAGFPVVSACEKETVKEIANQGFNSRICCLSRAVKGDVDAALECDVDIVSIFIAMSDMHLKYKYHRSFEEMLGCAKEAIEYATDHGLKIRFAAEDASRTPIDRLKRAFKEVESEYKVQYVSLADTVGILNPSTTKYLVGEIFKTVNTSICIHCHDDLGMATANTLAAAEAGAKQLHTTVNAIGERAGNASLEEVMVALRVQYGIDRYDTTKLTALSRMVSEYSGITPSVNKAVVGQNAFTHESGIHVAAILEEPRTYELFLPEMVGGKRNLVVGKHTGTKALKGIINSIGFCLEREELCALIEKVKVCTEEKRKSISREQLERLISQVRQEQKAPEKQEEKFTI, from the coding sequence ATGTCAGAGAGCGAGCAGTACTCCAGGAATACACTTATGGACTTCATCGAATATCGCCCCCTTGATATCGAAATCTGTGACGTGACTCTGCGCGATGGGGAACAGACCCCTGGCGTTGTGTTCACAAAAGAACAGAAGCTGGCAGTAGCCAGTGAACTTGATTCCATGGGTATTGAGGTTATAGAAGCCGGATTTCCAGTAGTTTCCGCATGTGAAAAGGAAACCGTAAAGGAAATTGCGAACCAGGGCTTTAATTCAAGGATCTGCTGTCTCTCAAGAGCAGTAAAAGGGGATGTGGACGCTGCCCTTGAATGTGATGTCGATATTGTGAGCATTTTCATCGCAATGTCCGACATGCACCTCAAATACAAGTACCACAGAAGTTTTGAGGAAATGCTCGGCTGTGCCAAGGAAGCCATTGAATATGCAACTGACCACGGTTTAAAGATACGTTTTGCAGCCGAAGATGCAAGCCGCACTCCGATTGACCGCCTCAAGCGAGCTTTCAAGGAAGTTGAAAGCGAGTACAAAGTGCAGTATGTAAGCCTTGCAGATACCGTGGGCATCCTGAACCCGAGCACCACCAAGTATCTGGTTGGGGAGATCTTCAAGACCGTCAACACTTCAATCTGCATCCACTGCCACGATGACCTTGGAATGGCTACAGCTAACACCCTTGCAGCCGCCGAAGCCGGGGCAAAGCAGCTCCATACAACAGTCAACGCAATAGGAGAACGGGCAGGAAACGCTTCCCTTGAAGAGGTTATGGTAGCTCTCAGGGTGCAGTACGGGATCGACCGCTACGATACAACAAAGCTGACTGCACTTTCCAGAATGGTCTCGGAATACTCAGGCATCACCCCCTCGGTAAACAAAGCCGTTGTCGGGCAGAACGCCTTCACCCATGAGTCCGGAATCCACGTCGCTGCAATTCTTGAAGAGCCACGGACCTACGAACTCTTCCTCCCTGAGATGGTTGGTGGAAAGCGTAACCTTGTTGTCGGAAAGCACACAGGTACAAAAGCCTTGAAAGGCATCATCAACAGTATCGGTTTCTGCCTTGAAAGGGAAGAGCTCTGTGCCCTGATCGAAAAAGTCAAGGTATGTACCGAAGAAAAGCGTAAAAGCATCTCGCGGGAACAGCTTGAAAGGCTAATTTCCCAGGTCAGGCAGGAACAGAAGGCTCCGGAAAAGCAAGAGGAGAAATTCACGATCTGA